One Pecten maximus unplaced genomic scaffold, xPecMax1.1, whole genome shotgun sequence genomic region harbors:
- the LOC117319278 gene encoding UDP-N-acetylglucosamine--peptide N-acetylglucosaminyltransferase 110 kDa subunit-like: MKIYVLHKQAYDHVRDTRASVGRLRIGYVSSDFGNHPTSHLMQSIPGFHDRKNVEVFCYSLSPDNGQPSEQNFLEKHTTSLTCLRYHAMVKLPTGSTLMAYTSSSILTVTPREQGMNCLPTDQPPYR, encoded by the exons ATGAAA ATATATGTGTTACACAAACAAGCGTATGATCATGTGAGGGACACCAGAGCCAGCGTTGGGCGACTAAGGATCGGCTACGTCAGCTCTGATTTTGGTAACCACCCGACATCTCACCTGATGCAGAGTATTCCAGGCTTTCACGACCGTAAAAATGTAGAG GTATTCTGCTACTCGTTGAGCCCTGACAATGGACAACCTTCAGAGCAAAACTTTCTAGAGAAGCACACCACTTCATTGACCTGCCTCAG ATACCATGCAATGGTAAAGCTGCCGACAGGATCCACGCTGATGGCTTACACATCCTCGTCAATATTAACAGTTACACCAAGGGAGCAAGGAATGAATTGTTTGCCCACGGACCAGCCCCCATACAGGTGA
- the LOC117319277 gene encoding uncharacterized protein LOC117319277, giving the protein MSTLNEIIAAGKELGYTGEELRRFLKETQDRARDERDAERKFRKAEIEAEQAEKEGERAFKMEAEHARLEAEREARADERAEREHKRKLELHEAGIADDTSNTHGSSTVAPKGPKLPAFEEGKDSMDAYIQRFEVYATAQRWKRDQWGTNLSALLKGKALDVFSRLPVSQALNFEDLKKALLQRFQKTEAGFRKSFRNSRPEGGETFTQFAKRLESYLDRWMDMTGTAKTYDSLKDLMIRDQFICGCNQDLSLFLKERTPSSIQDMAKLADQYVEARGAPASSLSLKNAKTTGSGKSAAGGGGSTTETGRRSSTPVTEKRCYSCGKLGHLSFDCRNKKSGNKVASVTEASVGDNKLQYTRRDKKKDVPKRRKRGPAGQGNDGTELSLSCDMKIPYSTEMPVVTGRIGVRLVKVLRDTGCSGVVVRRSLVEPLQITDRTKTCTLADGSKLNVPIAELEVDTPYLRGTIEAWVLDTPLYDLIVGNVVGAKPPDQPNKSWTEDDTTLQAVETRQQKKTKGNYRPLKVPEMLRDIGSLDELKVEQESDATLGKFRKLTEKSEVFERGDGGHSKIYYHKGILYRKFYSPRTANGKVFRQLVVPEKFRQTVLKLAHESIMAGHLAAKRTASRILSEFYWPGVQADVTRFCRSCDACQRTFPKGRVAKAPLGSMPLVETPFKRVAVDIVGPLDPATDKGNRYILTVVDYATRYPEAVALRGIETERVAEALVDIFSRVGVPAEMLTDQGAQFTSELMKEVSRLLSIRQLTTTPYHPMCNGLVEKFNGTLKQMLRRMSTERPKDWDRFINALLFAYREVPQESLGFSPFEMLYGRTVRGPMMILRELWSKDLPDDEVKTTYQYVMDLREKLEKTCEVAMDNLREARTRQRKQFNKRAKQRDLKPGDKVLVLLPTKANKLLLQWRGPYDVVEKVGPTDYRVNREGKIKVLHINLLRKYVEPKRGSDLGGFLACVMTAVLDESDQGDDINHDRVLEALPGDRGNETQDDVVVCQDLTKDQSRDVQCLIQEFKDVLTDVPGSTSLIEHEIHTTTSDPVRVKSYPLPYTTKEVINEEVGKMLEMRVIEPSTSPYSSPVVMVKKKDGSNRFCIDFRGLNRVTIFDAEPMPNTEDIFARLGNARYFSKLDLSKGYWQVPLSADAKEMTAFTTPRGLFQFRVMPFGLVNAPATFSRLMRKLLRGMDHLDNFIDDIIIYTDTWEKHMDVLSELFSRLRNAGLTARPTKCSIAFGSLSCLGHVVGERRIQLEDDKVQAIASAPRPETKKQVRSFLGLAGFYRRFIPNFAAIAVPLTDLTRKGAPNKVEWLESHERAYATLKKLLTARPVLKLPNLEQDFILRTDASDTGLGAVLLQEEEGQKMPIAYASRKLLPRERNYAVIEKECLGIVWGIQKFESYIYGREFLLETDHQPLSYLNKSKTANARLMRWALLLQPYRFRIRAIKGSDNVGADYLSRI; this is encoded by the coding sequence ATGTCGACTCTTAATGAGATTATTGCAGCAGGTAAGGAACTTGGCTACACTGGAGAGGAGCTACGGAGGTTTCTAAAGGAGACACAGGATCGTGCTAGAGATGAACGGGATGCGGAACGGAAGTTCCGGAAAGCGGAGATTGAAGCTGAACAAGCGGAGAAAGAAGGTGAAAGAGCATTTAAGATGGAGGCCGAGCATGCCAGACTTGAGGCTGAGAGAGAGGCAAGGGCAGATGAAAGAGCCGAGAGAGAGCACAAGCGTAAGTTAGAGTTACACGAGGCAGGTATTGCAGATGACACTAGTAATACTCATGGGAGCTCAACAGTTGCGCCTAAGGGTCCAAAGCTACCGGCTTTTGAAGAAGGGAAAGATAGTATGGATGCGTATATCCAGCGTTTTGAGGTGTATGCCACTGCTCAGAGGTGGAAGAGAGACCAATGGGGGACTAACTTAAGTGCCTTGCTTAAGGGGAAAGCATTGGATGTGTTTTCAAGGTTACCTGTGTCCCAAGCCTTGAACTTTGAGGATCTGAAGAAGGCCTTGTTACAAAGATTTCAGAAGACAGAAGCAGGTTTCCGGAAGAGTTTTAGGAACAGTAGACCAGAGGGAGGCGAGACCTTTACCCAGTTCGCCAAGAGGTTGGAAAGTTATCTAGACAGGTGGATGGATATGACAGGAACTGCCAAAACGTATGACAGCTTGAAGGACCTGATGATACGAGACCAGTTTATATGCGGATGTAATCAGGATTTGTCTTTGTTTCTAAAGGAAAGGACTCCATCGTCGATACAGGATATGGCGAAGTTGGCTGATCAATATGTGGAAGCCAGAGGAGCACCGGCAAGTTCCCTTTCATTAAAGAATGCGAAAACGACAGGTAGTGGGAAATCAGCTGCTGGAGGGGGAGGTAGCACTACCGAGACGGGAAGGAGGAGCTCCACCCCTGTGACTGAGAAGCGATGCTATTCCTGTGGAAAACTTGGACATCTCTCCTTCGACTGTCGTAACAAGAAGTCTGGAAACAAGGTGGCGTCCGTTACAGAAGCTAGCGTTGGCGATAACAAGTTGCAATATACCAGAAGAGACAAGAAGAAAGATGTACCTAAGAGGAGGAAAAGAGGCCCAGCTGGTCAAGGTAATGACGGTACGGAGCTTAGCTTGTCGTGTGACATGAAGATACCCTATTCAACAGAGATGCCGGTAGTAACGGGACGTATCGGGGTACGCCTTGTCAAGGTATTGAGAGACACCGGGTGCAGTGGTGTTGTTGTTCGGCGAAGTTTGGTTGAACCTTTACAGATAACAGACCGCACAAAGACTTGTACTTTGGCTGATGGCTCGAAGCTGAATGTGCCAATTGCAGAGTTGGAGGTGGATACGCCGTACCTGAGAGGCACTATAGAAGCCTGGGTACTCGATACGCCGTTATATGACCTGATAGTAGGTAACGTCGTTGGGGCCAAACCCCCGGACCAACCTAATAAAAGTTGGACTGAGGATGATACTACTCTACAAGCAGTTGAGACCAGACAACAGAAGAAAACGAAGGGGAATTACAGACCACTGAAGGTTCCGGAAATGCTTAGAGACATTGGAAGTTTAGATGAACTGAAGGTGGAACAGGAGAGTGATGCTACGTTGGGAAAATTCAGGAAGCTGACAGAGAAGTCAGAAGTTTTTGAACGAGGTGACGGGGGACACTCGAAGATATATTACCATAAGGGCATTTTGTACAGGAAGTTCTACAGTCCGAGAACAGCGAATGGTAAGGTCTTTCGTCAACTGGTAGTTCCAGAGAAGTTTAGGCAGACAGTTTTGAAGCTGGCCCATGAGTCTATCATGGCGGGACATCTTGCAGCCAAACGGACAGCTAGTAGGATTTTATCTGAATTTTATTGGCCGGGAGTCCAGGCAGACGTCACCCGCTTTTGTAGGTCATGCGATGCATGTCAGAGGACCTTTCCCAAAGGAAGAGTTGCAAAGGCGCCACTTGGAAGTATGCCACTCGTCGAAACCCCATTCAAGCGAGTTGCTGTGGACATTGTCGGACCATTGGATCCTGCCACTGATAAAGGTAATCGTTATATTCTTACGGTCGTCGATTATGCTACGAGATATCCGGAAGCAGTCGCTCTTCGCGGAATTGAGACAGAACGTGTAGCGGAGGCTCTGGTAGACATATTCAGCCGAGTAGGTGTCCCAGCTGAAATGTTAACGGACCAGGGTGCCCAATTTACTTCAGAGTTGATGAAGGAGGTGAGCAGACTTCTATCTATAAGGCAGTTGACAACTACGCCTTACCACCCAATGTGTAATGGGCTGGTCGAGAAGTTCAATGGCactttgaagcaaatgttgaggCGCATGAGCACTGAGAGGCCGAAGGACTGGGACCGTTTCATCAACGCCCTACTCTTTGCATATAGAGAGGTTCCCCAGGAGAGCCTAGGGTTTTCCCCATTTGAGATGCTATATGGACGAACAGTTCGGGGACCCATGATGATCCTACGTGAGCTATGGAGTAAGGATTTGCCTGATGATGAAGTCAAAACGACCTATCAGTACGTCATGGATTTAAGGGAGAAATTGGAGAAGACCTGCGAGGTTGCGATGGACAATCTTCGAGAGGCGAGGACACGACAGAGGAAGCAGTTCAACAAACGGGCCAAGCAACGAGACTTGAAACCGGGGGATAAGGTACTGGTACTGCTGCCGACCAAGGCAAACAAGTTGCTACTTCAGTGGAGGGGGCCTTATGATGTTGTTGAGAAAGTTGGACCTACCGATTATAGGGTCAACCGAGAAGGCAAGATAAAAGTCCTTCACATTAATCTGCTTAGGAAGTACGTCGAACCAAAGCGTGGGAGTGACCTAGGAGGATTTCTAGCTTGCGTAATGACGGCTGTGTTGGACGAGAGTGACCAAGGAGATGATATAAATCATGACAGAGTTTTAGAAGCTTTACCAGGTGACCGGGGAAATGAAACTCAAGATGATGTTGTTGTGTGTCAAGATCTCACAAAGGACCAGAGTAGAGATGTGCAATGCCTCATACAGGAGTTCAAGGATGTACTGACAGATGTCCCTGGGAGCACCAGCTTGATTGAACACGAGATCCATACCACTACATCGGATCCAGTACGGGTTAAGTCTTATCCTTTGCCCTACACTACAAAGGAGGTCATCAACGAAGAAGTTGGAAAGATGTTGGAGATGAGGGTCATCGAACCATCAACTTCACCTTATTCTTCACCCGTAGTGATGGTAAAGAAGAAAGATGGATCCAACAGATTCTGCATAGACTTCCGTGGGCTCAACCGTGTGACTATTTTTGATGCTGAACCAATGCCTAACACAGAGGACATTTTCGCCCGTCTAGGAAACGCCAGGTATTTTTCCAAGTTAGACCTCAGCAAAGGTTATTGGCAAGTTCCATTATCAGCTGACGCCAAGGAGATGACGGCTTTCACCACACCCCGGGGATTATTCCAGTTTCGGGTAATGCCCTTTGGACTTGTCAATGCGCCCGCGACTTTCAGTCGTTTGATGAGGAAATTGCTTCGGGGAATGGACCATCTGGATAACTTCATTGATGATATCATCATATACACTGACACCTGGGAGAAACACATGGACGTTTTGAGTGAGTTATTTTCCCGGTTGAGGAACGCGGGACTTACTGCAAGACCGACAAAGTGCTCTATAGCATTTGGGAGTTTGTCATGTTTGGGACATGTGGTCGGGGAAAGGAGAATTCAACTGGAGGACGACAAAGTGCAGGCGATCGCTAGCGCGCCGAGACCGGAGACCAAGAAACAGGTCAGATCATTTCTTGGGTTGGCTGGTTTCTATCGGCGATTTATTCCAAACTTTGCCGCTATTGCAGTACCACTTACTGACCTGACGAGGAAGGGTGCTCCAAATAAAGTGGAATGGTTGGAAAGCCATGAGCGAGCCTATGCCACTTTAAAGAAACTTTTGACGGCGAGGCCAGTTCTGAAACTGCCAAATTTGGAGCAGGATTTTATCCTAAGAACTGATGCGTCCGACACCGGACTAGGGGCGGTGCTGCTACAGGAAGAGGAGGGACAGAAGATGCCTATCGCGTATGCCAGTCGGAAGCTTCTTCCTAGGGAACGGAACTACGCGGTCATCGAGAAGGAGTGCCTCGGGATCGTATGGGGAATACAGAAGTTCGAGTCGTACATATACGGAAGAGAATTCCTACTCGAGACTGATCACCAGCCATTGTCCTACCTGAACAAGTCGAAGACAGCCAATGCGAGACTTATGAGGTGGGCGTTGTTACTCCAGCCATATAGATTCCGAATTCGCGCCATAAAGGGTTCGGATAATGTGGGAGCGGACTATTTGAGCAGGATATAG